A genomic region of Methanothermobacter sp. CaT2 contains the following coding sequences:
- a CDS encoding AAA family ATPase — MVVIGVTGMPGAGKGVVSRIAESMGFRVIRMGDVIRDEARKRGEDPGVTAVRLREEYGKYVVAEKCVERIQESESEMFLIEGIRSPHEVEIFRKRFPGFRVISVFSTRKTRFRRLRKRQREDDSQRYAEFVERDERELGFGIGDVIATSDYMIVNEGPIWKIKKQAKQILRKLAEKGEESSRGGQEDG, encoded by the coding sequence ATGGTGGTTATTGGAGTTACAGGGATGCCCGGCGCAGGGAAGGGCGTTGTATCAAGGATAGCTGAGTCGATGGGTTTCAGGGTTATAAGGATGGGTGACGTAATAAGGGATGAAGCCCGGAAGCGAGGTGAGGACCCCGGTGTGACGGCCGTTCGCCTCAGGGAGGAATACGGTAAGTACGTGGTTGCCGAAAAGTGCGTTGAAAGGATTCAGGAGTCAGAATCAGAAATGTTCCTGATAGAGGGAATAAGGAGCCCCCATGAGGTCGAGATATTCAGAAAAAGGTTCCCTGGCTTCAGGGTCATATCAGTATTCTCAACAAGAAAGACCCGCTTCAGGAGGCTCCGGAAGAGGCAGAGGGAGGACGACTCTCAGAGGTATGCAGAATTCGTTGAAAGAGACGAAAGAGAACTTGGATTCGGCATAGGCGACGTCATAGCGACCTCAGATTATATGATAGTCAATGAGGGCCCGATATGGAAGATAAAAAAACAGGCAAAGCAGATACTCAGGAAACTTGCAGAGAAGGGTGAGGAGAGCAGCAGAGGAGGACAAGAGGATGGATAA
- a CDS encoding RNA-binding domain-containing protein, translated as MDKVKVEAPVRATEDPEKVGEAVLNVFPELEIEVEDDAVRGTGDSGSLRNLQEALEKRRIRLTARNILKKHLRGNSTWFYINKQAALMNRVNVLEESISALGDILVEIESDDIMGLIDWLAPDVSVPEDVAD; from the coding sequence ATGGATAAAGTTAAAGTTGAAGCCCCGGTCAGGGCGACAGAGGATCCAGAGAAGGTTGGGGAGGCTGTTCTCAACGTCTTCCCTGAACTTGAAATTGAGGTTGAAGATGACGCCGTGAGGGGCACCGGTGATAGCGGGAGCCTCAGGAACCTCCAGGAGGCCCTTGAAAAGAGGAGGATAAGGCTCACGGCAAGGAATATACTCAAAAAACACCTCAGGGGCAATTCAACATGGTTTTACATTAACAAACAGGCCGCCCTTATGAACCGGGTGAACGTCCTTGAGGAGTCCATCTCCGCACTGGGTGACATACTTGTGGAGATTGAATCAGACGATATAATGGGTTTAATAGACTGGCTGGCACCCGATGTCTCAGTCCCTGAAGACGTTGCTGATTGA
- a CDS encoding class III signal peptide-containing protein codes for MDSRGQVSLEYLLLILVVLLILGGVTIPLIGSSIEASTDVSRASDAKVAVQTIANAADIVYANGPGAKRTVSFYIPVDGVLITGNNSVIFTVTYTNGTVSNITAPTQYNVTSQSVEVQRGWYTAVIYWPLDSNNVVVTNVTRK; via the coding sequence ATGGATAGCAGGGGACAGGTCTCCCTGGAGTACCTTCTGCTGATACTCGTGGTCCTCCTCATCCTTGGAGGAGTAACGATACCCCTCATAGGAAGTTCAATTGAGGCAAGCACTGATGTTTCAAGGGCATCAGATGCCAAGGTGGCTGTTCAGACCATTGCAAATGCGGCTGACATAGTATACGCCAACGGGCCGGGTGCAAAGAGGACGGTGAGCTTCTACATACCGGTTGATGGAGTCCTCATCACCGGCAATAACAGCGTCATATTCACAGTCACCTACACCAACGGCACGGTATCAAATATAACTGCACCGACACAGTACAACGTGACATCACAGTCCGTGGAGGTGCAGAGGGGATGGTACACAGCTGTGATATACTGGCCACTGGATTCAAACAACGTTGTTGTAACGAATGTGACAAGGAAGTAG
- a CDS encoding A24 family peptidase C-terminal domain-containing protein has product MVIELLSVFIALLACFYASYSDIKRGIIPNRLTFPVIGLGLLLNGARALMESDPWIFIYTAIFTAGIFALGYILWRMGAWAGGDVKLFTAVTSLLPFQPSLVSYSFLGTAFPVTASYPFPLTVIINSILALLPFLLVYVFFIIYTSRRHLMDEFMEPLRQYRTSMVLALVITSAVTLTFIITDFLPFQIIVLSLILVYLLTMVISRLPPRVKAVIVSVIIVYSLYTNFELTVSGVVILWVSITVIQLIRKLLTSITREALQDTMGVDELKEGMILASTLYRKGDEYYFDDSSLLDRFRTAARTGDVSALTYRGEPVVSAMAAGLREEEIETLRDLVSRGRIKDEFRIRRGMPFAPAIFIGLLVSLLIGDLAMILFRLFDIIF; this is encoded by the coding sequence ATGGTCATAGAGTTACTCTCGGTATTCATAGCACTTCTGGCCTGTTTCTATGCTTCATACAGTGATATAAAAAGGGGTATAATACCCAACCGTCTGACATTTCCTGTTATCGGGCTCGGTCTTCTCCTGAATGGTGCGAGGGCCCTCATGGAATCGGATCCCTGGATATTCATTTACACAGCCATCTTCACAGCCGGGATATTCGCCCTGGGATACATCCTCTGGAGGATGGGGGCCTGGGCAGGTGGTGATGTGAAGCTCTTCACAGCGGTAACCTCCCTGCTACCATTCCAGCCGTCACTGGTAAGCTACAGCTTCCTAGGAACAGCCTTCCCTGTCACAGCATCCTACCCCTTTCCACTCACGGTCATAATAAACAGTATACTGGCGCTCCTCCCCTTCCTCCTGGTCTATGTGTTCTTCATCATCTACACATCCCGGAGGCACCTCATGGATGAGTTCATGGAGCCCCTGCGTCAGTACAGGACCAGCATGGTCTTGGCCCTGGTTATAACATCCGCCGTTACCCTGACATTCATCATAACAGACTTCCTCCCCTTCCAGATCATAGTACTTTCCCTGATCCTTGTCTACCTCCTCACCATGGTCATATCACGCCTACCGCCAAGGGTTAAGGCGGTTATAGTATCGGTGATCATAGTCTACTCGCTCTACACGAACTTTGAGCTGACCGTGAGTGGAGTTGTAATTCTCTGGGTCTCCATAACGGTTATACAGCTCATAAGGAAGCTCCTCACATCCATCACGAGGGAGGCCCTCCAGGACACCATGGGGGTGGATGAACTGAAGGAGGGCATGATACTTGCAAGCACCCTCTACAGGAAGGGTGATGAATACTACTTCGATGACAGTTCACTCCTGGACAGGTTCCGGACAGCTGCGAGGACCGGTGATGTATCTGCACTGACCTACAGGGGTGAACCTGTGGTATCTGCCATGGCGGCCGGTCTCCGGGAGGAGGAGATTGAGACCCTCAGGGACCTTGTATCCAGGGGCAGGATAAAGGATGAGTTCCGGATAAGACGCGGCATGCCCTTTGCCCCTGCAATCTTCATAGGGCTTCTGGTTTCACTCCTCATAGGGGACCTTGCAATGATACTCTTCAGGTTATTTGACATCATATTCTAG
- a CDS encoding TIGR00289 family protein, with amino-acid sequence MRSAVLYSGGKDSTMALYHALQESEVEFLVSVISDNPESHMYHVPNIHLTALLAEAVGIPLIESRTAGVEEEEVEDLAGTLKTLRERGVEAVYSGALYSEYQKSRIDSICRRLGLRSVAPLWHRDPLDYMEEIVDLGFRVMVTAVAAEGLDESWLGRIVDRKMIDELADLSERYGINPAFEGGEAESLVLDGPIFKKRLEILEYEKKWFFDNGFLDIKRAVLVDKD; translated from the coding sequence ATGAGGTCTGCAGTTCTATATTCAGGTGGTAAGGACAGCACGATGGCCCTTTACCATGCACTGCAGGAATCTGAGGTCGAATTTCTGGTATCTGTGATCTCAGATAACCCTGAATCCCATATGTACCATGTGCCCAACATACACCTGACAGCCCTCCTTGCAGAGGCCGTTGGAATACCCCTCATAGAATCCAGGACCGCAGGGGTTGAGGAGGAGGAGGTTGAGGACCTCGCCGGCACACTTAAGACCCTGAGGGAGAGGGGTGTGGAGGCTGTCTACTCCGGGGCTCTCTACTCCGAGTATCAGAAGTCAAGGATAGACTCCATCTGCAGGAGGCTGGGTTTAAGGTCAGTGGCACCCCTCTGGCACAGGGACCCCCTGGATTACATGGAGGAGATAGTTGACCTTGGATTCAGGGTCATGGTGACGGCTGTTGCAGCTGAGGGTCTTGATGAGTCATGGCTTGGGAGGATAGTTGACAGAAAGATGATAGATGAACTGGCGGATCTGAGTGAGAGGTACGGTATAAACCCTGCATTTGAGGGTGGTGAAGCCGAATCACTGGTCCTTGACGGTCCAATATTTAAGAAGCGACTCGAGATACTTGAATACGAAAAGAAGTGGTTCTTTGATAATGGCTTCCTGGACATAAAGAGGGCTGTGCTGGTTGATAAGGATTAG
- a CDS encoding DUF2101 family protein, translating into MDFFSRLGSAVIALFNIMGTVIFELVRLPGRMRRAASGLREGLSRVEVDEIRDKIHDKTRTIGERIPVQRDEEVREILEEARNHDIRIPEDDAPIIIRTPQFDPAEKENAVLKLQIAASLFIIISIVYVFNFISILVFLPAALLLLALLLYILYRQIRVMYPGDFEAYRDFFLMYVAVGVVIILVSGNSALTMAFPFVFFPALTTLLFAVIAVAAVFLIFRVRYVRDYTFGEVIEVGENTSYVRVDYDIRSNVKPDVYIVENNGFHVDVHDTVKLAVEGSVMSMRGNRPVRIIGVEGLR; encoded by the coding sequence ATGGATTTCTTCTCAAGACTCGGCAGTGCAGTGATAGCTCTATTTAACATCATGGGAACCGTCATATTTGAACTGGTAAGGCTCCCCGGGAGGATGAGGAGGGCTGCCTCAGGTCTGCGGGAGGGACTCTCCAGGGTCGAGGTGGATGAAATACGGGATAAAATTCATGACAAAACAAGGACGATAGGGGAGCGAATACCGGTGCAGCGTGATGAGGAGGTCAGGGAGATCCTTGAGGAGGCACGGAACCATGACATCAGGATACCTGAGGACGATGCACCCATAATAATCAGGACCCCGCAATTTGACCCGGCAGAGAAGGAGAATGCTGTCCTCAAACTCCAGATTGCAGCCTCACTCTTCATCATAATATCCATAGTCTATGTCTTCAACTTCATATCCATCCTTGTGTTCCTTCCGGCTGCCCTTCTGCTCCTAGCTCTCCTCCTTTACATACTCTACAGACAGATAAGGGTAATGTACCCCGGGGACTTTGAGGCCTACAGGGACTTCTTCCTCATGTACGTGGCTGTGGGTGTGGTTATAATCCTTGTCTCAGGCAACTCGGCCCTGACAATGGCGTTTCCATTCGTATTCTTCCCTGCCCTCACAACGCTCCTCTTCGCGGTGATCGCGGTTGCAGCGGTCTTCCTGATATTCAGGGTGAGGTATGTGCGTGACTACACCTTCGGTGAGGTTATAGAGGTGGGTGAGAACACCTCCTATGTACGTGTTGACTATGATATAAGGAGCAACGTCAAACCCGATGTTTACATAGTTGAGAATAATGGCTTCCATGTTGATGTCCATGATACTGTGAAGCTTGCAGTTGAGGGCTCGGTCATGAGCATGAGGGGTAACAGGCCGGTGAGGATAATAGGAGTGGAAGGCCTCCGCTGA
- a CDS encoding ACT domain-containing protein — MRLNLVIELRDAPGQLVSVLEPLGSTGVNIVTVIHERDREYGPVVPVQLTVEGDRETLDAAIGRLQEQGVNIIEMDGAPLREKFTTILIGDIAEGDLQETVEAVNSVQGASVLDLSLRMSEGRSAARITVEAEHGSRDEVLRRINEAAMERNLLLVSEV; from the coding sequence ATGCGGTTAAACCTGGTTATTGAACTCAGAGACGCCCCGGGGCAGCTGGTGTCAGTGCTTGAACCCCTGGGAAGTACCGGCGTGAATATAGTGACGGTTATACATGAGAGAGACCGTGAATACGGCCCGGTGGTGCCCGTGCAGCTCACGGTGGAGGGTGACAGGGAAACACTTGACGCAGCCATAGGCAGGCTCCAGGAGCAGGGTGTTAACATCATTGAGATGGACGGCGCCCCCCTGAGGGAGAAATTCACCACCATACTCATAGGTGACATTGCAGAGGGCGACCTTCAGGAGACGGTGGAGGCCGTGAACAGCGTCCAGGGAGCCAGTGTACTGGACCTCTCCCTCAGAATGTCAGAGGGTAGATCAGCAGCCAGGATAACCGTTGAAGCAGAACACGGCAGCAGGGATGAGGTCCTGAGGAGGATCAATGAAGCCGCCATGGAGAGGAACCTCCTGCTTGTAAGCGAGGTCTAG
- the pyrG gene encoding glutamine hydrolyzing CTP synthase: protein MVHLAKYIVVTGGVVSSIGKGITAASIGRILRSYGLSVTAIKIDPYLNWDSGTLNPYQHGEVFVTDDGMETDLDLGHYERFLDSDLPGEANITTGKVYMSVINKERSGDYLGSCVQIIPHITDEIKSMIRKIADKSGAEVVLVEVGGTVGDIEGQPFLEALRQLRNEEGHENVMFVHVTYVPYLRAAGEFKTKPTQHSTKELRSTGINPDMIICRSEMPIDSSLKRKIAHFCDVEEEAVVNAPDASSIYEVPLVLDSERVGDYIVRRIELDVDGEADLSEWAGIVESLMIDEPVVTVGIVGKYVELEDSYISIREALKHAAAHLRIRVDIEWISADDAVNEEDLSRLDSILIPGGFGERGIAGKLEAVRFALENRVPIFGICLGMQCMVIEFARLNGMEGANSTEFDPETPYPVIDMMEEQKRIKNMGGTMRLGSYQCRIREGTLAHEAYGTELVGERHRHRFELNNEFREELESKGLIISGTSPDDFLVEMVEIEDHPWFLGCQFHPEFRSRPNRAHPLFVSFLRAALEKSR, encoded by the coding sequence TTGGTTCATCTGGCCAAGTACATCGTTGTAACGGGAGGAGTTGTAAGCTCTATTGGAAAGGGAATAACAGCAGCATCAATAGGCAGGATACTCAGATCATATGGATTATCTGTGACAGCCATAAAGATAGACCCCTACCTGAACTGGGACTCAGGGACCCTCAACCCCTACCAGCACGGTGAGGTCTTTGTAACCGATGATGGAATGGAGACAGACCTTGACCTGGGCCACTATGAGAGGTTCCTGGACTCTGATCTCCCTGGTGAGGCCAACATAACAACCGGGAAGGTCTACATGTCCGTCATAAATAAGGAGCGGTCAGGGGATTACCTGGGCTCCTGTGTACAGATAATACCACACATAACCGACGAGATCAAGTCAATGATAAGGAAAATCGCTGATAAAAGCGGTGCTGAGGTGGTACTGGTGGAGGTCGGGGGTACGGTGGGTGACATAGAGGGTCAGCCCTTCTTGGAGGCCCTCAGGCAGCTGAGGAACGAGGAGGGTCATGAGAACGTCATGTTCGTCCATGTGACCTACGTCCCATATCTGAGGGCTGCAGGGGAATTTAAGACCAAACCGACACAGCATAGTACAAAGGAGCTCAGAAGTACAGGTATAAACCCTGATATGATCATCTGCCGGAGTGAGATGCCCATAGACTCCTCACTCAAGAGGAAGATAGCCCACTTCTGTGACGTTGAGGAGGAGGCTGTTGTGAATGCCCCCGACGCATCATCAATCTATGAGGTCCCCCTGGTACTTGACAGTGAGCGGGTGGGGGACTACATAGTCCGGAGGATAGAACTGGATGTTGATGGTGAAGCAGACCTCAGTGAATGGGCAGGGATAGTTGAGTCACTCATGATAGATGAGCCGGTGGTTACCGTTGGAATAGTCGGCAAGTACGTGGAGCTTGAGGACTCATACATAAGTATAAGGGAAGCCCTCAAACATGCAGCGGCACACCTACGGATAAGGGTTGATATTGAGTGGATAAGTGCCGATGATGCAGTAAATGAGGAGGACCTTTCACGTCTCGACTCCATACTCATCCCTGGTGGATTTGGTGAGAGGGGAATCGCAGGAAAACTTGAGGCGGTCAGGTTCGCCCTTGAAAACAGGGTTCCCATCTTCGGCATATGCCTGGGCATGCAGTGCATGGTCATAGAATTCGCAAGGCTCAACGGCATGGAGGGTGCCAACAGTACAGAGTTCGACCCGGAAACCCCCTACCCTGTCATAGACATGATGGAGGAGCAGAAGAGGATAAAGAACATGGGGGGTACCATGCGCCTTGGCTCCTACCAGTGCAGGATAAGGGAGGGTACACTGGCACATGAGGCCTACGGCACCGAACTCGTGGGTGAGAGGCACAGGCACAGGTTTGAACTCAACAACGAGTTCAGGGAGGAACTGGAGAGTAAGGGTCTTATAATCTCAGGAACATCTCCGGACGACTTCCTCGTGGAGATGGTTGAGATAGAGGATCACCCATGGTTCCTCGGATGCCAGTTCCACCCAGAGTTCAGGTCAAGACCAAACAGGGCCCATCCACTCTTTGTATCCTTCCTCAGGGCCGCCCTTGAAAAAAGCCGTTAA
- a CDS encoding cofactor-independent phosphoglycerate mutase yields the protein MKHVILVGDGMADYPLDELDGKTPLQVADKPNMDQLAGMGACGLLRTVPEGMEAGSDVANLSIMGYDPRRYYTGRGPLEAASIGVELGDDDVAFRCNLINADEMIVDFNAGHIETAEASRLIDALNHELETSGRFYAGVSYRNLFVIEGRGYTSVRVEPPHDIVGESVAAHLPSGSEEADHIRELMLESAGVLRSHEVNLKRESMGKRPATMIWLWGQGLRPSMEPFSERYGIRGATITAVDLIKGLGVYAGLENIHVPGATGYLDTDYRAKGRYAAGALEEYDFLYVHVEAPDEAGHAGDAEEKIRAIENIDRFVLGRLLDALSDHEHRIAVLPDHPTPIEIRTHVPDPVPCILAGDGVDADQVKSYDEFTVREGSLGTWEAHRLMEIMMDPAARLRQ from the coding sequence ATGAAACATGTTATTCTTGTTGGAGATGGAATGGCGGATTACCCCCTTGATGAACTCGACGGTAAAACACCACTGCAGGTGGCAGATAAGCCCAACATGGACCAGCTTGCAGGGATGGGTGCGTGCGGTCTTCTAAGGACAGTCCCGGAGGGGATGGAGGCGGGTTCAGATGTTGCAAACCTCAGTATAATGGGCTACGACCCCCGCAGGTACTACACCGGGAGGGGCCCCCTTGAGGCTGCAAGCATAGGTGTTGAGCTGGGCGATGATGATGTGGCATTCAGATGCAACCTCATAAACGCTGATGAGATGATCGTGGACTTCAACGCCGGGCACATAGAAACAGCCGAGGCGTCAAGGCTCATAGATGCCCTCAATCATGAACTTGAAACCAGCGGGAGGTTCTATGCCGGTGTGAGCTACAGAAACCTCTTTGTTATAGAGGGGAGGGGCTACACCTCGGTGAGGGTTGAGCCACCCCACGACATAGTGGGAGAGTCTGTGGCCGCACACCTCCCCTCAGGCTCAGAGGAGGCAGACCATATAAGGGAGCTAATGCTGGAATCAGCAGGCGTCCTCAGATCCCATGAGGTGAACCTCAAAAGGGAATCCATGGGTAAGAGACCGGCCACCATGATCTGGCTCTGGGGACAGGGTTTAAGACCATCGATGGAGCCCTTCAGTGAAAGGTACGGTATTAGAGGTGCCACAATAACTGCGGTGGACCTGATAAAGGGCCTGGGCGTATATGCGGGTCTTGAAAACATCCATGTCCCGGGCGCCACAGGTTACCTGGACACAGACTACAGGGCCAAGGGCAGATACGCTGCCGGGGCCCTCGAGGAATACGACTTCCTCTACGTCCATGTTGAGGCACCCGATGAGGCAGGGCATGCCGGTGACGCTGAAGAGAAGATAAGGGCCATAGAGAATATAGACCGCTTCGTCCTCGGAAGGTTACTTGATGCGCTCTCAGACCATGAGCACAGGATAGCGGTCCTCCCGGATCACCCCACACCCATTGAGATCAGGACCCATGTACCCGACCCCGTACCATGCATCCTTGCAGGTGACGGAGTGGATGCTGATCAGGTGAAATCCTATGACGAGTTCACAGTCAGGGAGGGGTCCCTGGGCACATGGGAGGCCCACAGGCTCATGGAAATCATGATGGACCCGGCTGCCCGGTTAAGGCAATGA
- a CDS encoding homoserine dehydrogenase — MRVMRICLVGLGAVGQGFLRAVQMKGEYLRERYGLDIRFTGVADSSGALHDPDGLDIRGILEHKKRAGLGSHPSGYEGMTGDELLDEAEYDCMVEATPTNIEDGEPGRSLVLKAMGDGKHVVTSNKGHLALFYSELMEAASEAGVEFMFEASVGGAMPIINLARETLASCTIESVIGILNGTTNFILSRMASEGSSYRQALIEAQELGIAETNPAQDVEGTDAACKAVIIANSILGRPCTLRDVRVEGITGITQGAIELAAQEGYLIKLIAEISGDRLEVGPRLVRMGSPYAVDGTLNMATLRTDLAGEVTAVGRGAGSLETASAMLTDTITIWRKSGGR, encoded by the coding sequence GTGAGGGTTATGAGGATATGTCTTGTTGGACTGGGAGCTGTTGGTCAGGGATTCCTCAGGGCCGTTCAGATGAAGGGCGAGTATCTGAGGGAAAGGTATGGCCTCGACATAAGGTTCACAGGAGTCGCGGATTCATCAGGAGCCCTCCACGACCCGGATGGCCTTGACATCAGGGGGATACTCGAGCACAAGAAGCGGGCCGGCCTGGGGTCACATCCCTCAGGATACGAGGGGATGACCGGAGATGAACTCCTTGATGAGGCCGAATATGACTGCATGGTGGAGGCAACACCAACAAATATAGAGGACGGCGAACCCGGCAGGTCACTGGTCCTGAAGGCCATGGGTGACGGGAAGCACGTTGTAACATCAAACAAGGGGCACCTGGCCCTTTTCTACTCTGAACTCATGGAGGCGGCCTCTGAGGCAGGTGTTGAGTTCATGTTCGAGGCATCTGTGGGGGGTGCCATGCCCATAATAAACCTTGCAAGGGAGACCCTCGCATCATGCACCATAGAATCTGTGATAGGTATCCTGAACGGTACCACCAACTTCATACTCTCCAGGATGGCCTCTGAGGGATCATCCTACAGGCAGGCCCTCATTGAGGCCCAGGAGCTGGGCATTGCAGAGACAAATCCTGCCCAGGACGTTGAAGGTACTGATGCGGCCTGCAAGGCTGTGATAATCGCCAATTCAATCCTCGGAAGGCCATGCACCCTCAGGGATGTCAGGGTCGAGGGGATCACCGGTATAACCCAGGGGGCCATTGAACTGGCAGCCCAGGAGGGGTACCTCATAAAACTCATTGCAGAGATCTCAGGGGACAGGCTGGAGGTCGGACCCAGGCTGGTGAGAATGGGGTCACCCTACGCCGTGGACGGGACACTGAACATGGCCACCCTCAGGACAGACCTTGCAGGTGAGGTGACAGCTGTTGGACGTGGCGCAGGATCCCTTGAGACGGCCTCGGCCATGCTCACAGACACCATCACCATATGGAGGAAGTCTGGAGGGCGTTAA
- a CDS encoding STT3 domain-containing protein, which translates to MRVNSQRAGGTGTPITLPGSPSITPPLLPHLTVTLYLLFTWLLPGLTDTAFWLPAIIAPLAGVAVFAVARSLDCDDVSATTAGLLATAAPFYFMRTVPGFYDTDMFNLVLPLAILLTLHLSLRDGDWRMAVLSGALMAVFAAAWNGWQLIYSIMTLSVIVHSLLYRRREPLIFLITSTLLIVLMDPRAIPSIPVGLMKIPLARADPFPDPYANITELQRPGFDDVLMALGPGLLLAGLAGFRPLFRDWRDSMVLPVIILWTLTGAASLLWGIRFSELLTAPLLITSALFLADLGTASRVSPGFRRKLQVAVAIMVVLPSIIICTGQYSALHPRVDDSLLDAADYIRAKTPPDTVVISNWVHGHFFAFMANRPVNFDGRLAYIETAAKRGPGYPLDPRIPGVYREYWQDRALATTDPHLADEILSMLASSGDEAYLEVLNATGDPAGSAVILGDVLAVDGSSRAEYLQDRGLDPVASGRVASTLSRRSGYVLVTCDRLIDKGYWILYYGNWNFTGKTRKPVYSTGSIVQGWPLRTSDGLLWDGERISFNGLRVSELYLVDAGVRKVEGDPQGGLVAFVLYDRNRTVVLERGYEDSMFARLVLLGDGGGVFRVAMRSRDVTVWEPIRDWNTG; encoded by the coding sequence ATGAGGGTGAACTCTCAGAGGGCGGGTGGGACAGGTACTCCTATTACCCTCCCGGGGTCCCCCTCGATTACCCCCCCTCTGCTCCCCCACCTCACCGTCACCCTTTACCTGCTATTCACCTGGTTACTTCCAGGTCTCACCGACACCGCATTCTGGCTTCCAGCCATCATTGCACCCCTCGCAGGGGTCGCTGTCTTTGCAGTTGCAAGGTCCCTTGACTGTGATGACGTATCAGCCACCACAGCAGGCCTCCTTGCCACTGCAGCCCCCTTCTACTTCATGAGGACCGTCCCTGGTTTCTATGACACCGACATGTTCAACCTCGTCCTCCCCCTTGCCATCCTCTTAACACTCCACCTTTCTCTCAGGGATGGTGACTGGAGGATGGCCGTACTCTCGGGGGCCCTCATGGCTGTCTTCGCCGCAGCCTGGAATGGGTGGCAGCTCATCTACTCGATTATGACCCTGTCGGTGATAGTCCACTCGCTCCTGTATCGTAGAAGAGAACCCCTCATATTCCTCATCACCTCCACGCTTCTCATTGTGCTGATGGATCCGCGGGCCATTCCATCCATCCCGGTGGGGCTGATGAAGATACCCCTTGCCAGAGCAGATCCATTCCCTGACCCCTATGCAAACATAACAGAGCTCCAGCGGCCAGGTTTTGATGACGTGCTGATGGCCCTTGGACCCGGCCTCCTCCTGGCGGGTCTGGCTGGTTTCAGGCCTCTCTTCCGTGACTGGAGGGATAGCATGGTGCTCCCGGTAATCATCCTCTGGACCCTCACAGGTGCCGCCTCACTACTCTGGGGTATAAGGTTCTCTGAGCTCCTCACTGCACCCCTTCTCATAACCTCCGCGCTATTCCTTGCAGATCTGGGGACCGCCTCCAGGGTATCCCCCGGTTTCAGGAGGAAGCTTCAGGTTGCAGTCGCCATCATGGTGGTCCTTCCATCCATCATCATCTGTACGGGTCAGTACAGCGCCCTCCACCCCCGGGTGGATGACAGCCTTCTGGATGCTGCAGACTACATAAGAGCCAAAACCCCGCCTGATACTGTGGTGATCTCTAACTGGGTCCACGGACACTTCTTTGCATTCATGGCCAACAGGCCGGTGAACTTCGATGGCAGACTGGCCTACATTGAAACTGCGGCGAAGAGGGGGCCTGGATACCCCCTTGACCCCCGTATCCCTGGAGTTTACAGGGAGTACTGGCAGGACCGGGCCCTTGCAACGACGGACCCCCACCTGGCAGATGAGATACTATCCATGCTGGCATCCTCAGGTGATGAAGCCTACCTTGAGGTACTGAACGCCACCGGGGACCCGGCTGGCTCTGCAGTCATTCTGGGGGATGTGCTGGCTGTTGATGGGTCCTCAAGGGCAGAGTACCTGCAGGATAGGGGACTTGACCCTGTTGCTTCAGGGAGAGTTGCCTCAACCCTCAGCAGGAGATCCGGCTACGTCCTTGTGACCTGTGACCGGCTCATTGATAAGGGGTACTGGATACTCTATTATGGTAACTGGAACTTCACAGGAAAAACCAGGAAGCCGGTGTACTCCACAGGGAGTATAGTTCAGGGCTGGCCCCTGAGAACCAGTGACGGTCTGCTCTGGGATGGTGAGAGGATCTCATTCAATGGTTTGAGGGTCTCAGAACTGTACCTCGTGGATGCTGGTGTCAGGAAGGTGGAGGGCGACCCCCAGGGGGGTCTCGTTGCATTTGTACTCTATGACAGGAACCGGACCGTGGTCCTGGAGCGTGGATATGAGGATTCCATGTTCGCCAGGCTGGTGCTCCTTGGTGATGGTGGAGGCGTCTTCAGGGTAGCCATGAGGAGCAGGGATGTCACGGTATGGGAGCCCATCAGGGATTGGAATACTGGATAA